TTTCTTCAATGAACTGTTTTTCAATGGCAAAACAACTGCATCCCATAAGTTGGGTTCCCTACTCACACCACTGGTCATGGCCACAATGGATCAATGAGCATACACAGTGGCGAGTCAGGAATAGTAATAGTTACCAGAGGTCTGATATCAACATAAAGAATTTGGGGTTCTGTCTTAGCCAGTGTACCTGAACCCTACAGAGAACAGCTAAAGCAGCGGGCTTTAATACTCTCTTATCCTGTAAAACCGGAGGACAAATGGACATACAAATACCACTCCCCCTCACCCACCAAAGCAAGCTGTTACGGTGGAAGATGTTAAGTGCTTAAATGAACTAAGACACTGCTCTAAAAAGTGGAGAAGTATAGAGGTTCAAGATCAATACCAGTGCAAGAGCTTTTGTAAGTGAATTGACTAggcaatgcatgcatgcatccatgCAAATGTAGGTCATGGCCccaaaagagaactgaaaacatgtatATAACAACTGGGTAAGTCCCTTGCCagtagtttataaaaatatatagtcaATACTGTAGAGGCCCCTTCTACAGTCAATACTATGGAAGTCCGTTTTAGTTACCCATTACTTCAATACCAAAAAGCATTTACTACTTTTCAGACATTCCAGACAAAGGTCACTTATAACAaaaagtcaacttttttttttttaaaaacaagatactGTCCATTTAAAAAGTAGGTCTTCTCTTTCAAGTGAACAGGACATTTTCTGTATTAAACTTAGTTTCTAGTCTGTCAAGACTGGTTTAAGATCCTTATGTAATGTGCATATATGCAGAAACTAATTTGCTTTAAACATTATCTGCACACAAAAAAAGGTTAACTTCTCAAAACATGATAGAATAGGTCTGGTTAGTACAAATCTATTGCAAAGTAAAAAGATTCTGTGCATCAGTTCAACgaggagaagcaggaaaaaaaaaagtcccaaccATGAGAGTTCAAGTTGTGTTCTGAAAGCCTAGAGCTGAGGGACACCGTGTCGCGCGGTGTCCAGATACGCAGAACTGGTCAAGCTACAAAGCCAGGTCTTCCTCTGGCGCTAGAAGCACGTTCCGATTTACTTTCTATTCCGGAGACGTTTAGATTTCCTAAGAGAGTCTATGGCTTCTGCGGCCTTTTTTCGTTTCCGAGGAGACTCTTCGCTCTGCCCAGACCCTGAGGAGTTTCCCACTGCACTCTCCATTACTTCTCGCAATTTGCGCTCCAGCTCTGCCAACCGTGCGTTCTGTTCACCTATGATCTGGGTCTGCTCTAGCAGTTTCTGGTCCTGGTCTTGAAGTTGTTTCTGCTGTTCTTGCACTTTGGTGCGAAGCTCAGAAATTTCACGCCTGAGAACAGTCACTCCAGCACCATTTGTCTTAACCTGCTGCTGGAGTTTGGTAACCTCTTGTCTTGAAGGGTTTTGCTTGGAGAAGAGTTGCATTGTAGTCAAGGCTGCAGACGGTCCTGGAACTATGGAGAAATGGTTTAAAATGGTCAATCATTTCAATGGCTCACCACCAGTAATAATTAATGAGACTTCTTAATGTCCTCAGTAATATCACCTCTGCAGATTTCTTCTTTGCAATCTACTTGGTCTAATGAATTAATCAAATACTTTGTCTTAACTATAAATGAGTCTGAATTCTGATTCTCATGTTCATGTGGCAATATGTGGATTGCCAGCAAAAGCAAAGAGTGTCCAGGGGTGTTAACttggatttaaaaatattataacacTTTTTTAGAACCtagttaagaaaatataaatgtaaaactagAGTAGAATTACTTTCTATCTTATCACACACAAGGAAACATAAATATCTGAGTCAGACATACAGACCTATTAGGTTCATAAGTCAAATAACTGGGATACCACCAAAAAGGGTTACATCACACTCGATGACCAGGAAGAACTTCTGACATGATGTAGGAAGGCTTTGGAACTATTCTGTTTTAGGAATAACAATGTACCATGGGCataaaaatcactattttaaaCTAataaccttctttttttttaaaccctatcTCTGAAGCTTTTCTAAAAGAACCATATGGATCCATCTGCACCCTAATGCTAATTTTCTCCTCATACATTTAAATAACCAGAATATTTTCCTTGACTGATACATTGTTCTTTCTCAGCTTACCTTTAGCCAACTAACAAGGCTCAGATCAGTTCTCACCTCTTGTGAAGTCTCAATCAGACCAGCCAACAATGATCTTATCTTCCTTAAGATTTTCTCTCTACTCATTTGGCATGTAAATGGACACTCCTTTAAACTATTCTCTTGCCTGCAATAATTTGAGTCATGATTATGTCTTACCCTATGAAATAATAAGATTCTTGAGAGCAGATATCATGTATTACAATTCTTTTTAGTCTTCATAGGACACAGTATAGTGCTGTCCACATAATAGTACTCAATAAGTAATAGATATATTAATGCTGAGATGTCATAAGCTTTATTATTAAATTACAGACACCCACTCACTCTACTGAGTACTCCAGGGAGCTAACTAATCTGAATGAAACAAATGTTTTACTAAAAATTGCTCTAACAAATTTATGCCCAGTTAAAAATTGTGGGTATGTATAAAGATTCAGCCTTAAGATTGTTCTTCAGTGTGGTTCAAATACTGAAAAACCTGGAGACAAATGTGCATAACAACAGGGGATGAACTACGTAAGATATGGTCTGTAATCTAATCTGTCATTAGGCTACAAAAATGATGCTGCAGATACACAGTTACAGACTCAGAAAAGTTCAAGATACACAGTTAAGTGGGAGAAAAAAAGGCAAGTTACAAACCTGTGTATGAACATGATTATAAACTGAAAGTATTATAAAcaaaagatacctggaggagAGCCCATGAGTCTTCCAGATACATCTGATCCTGGCAATTTCCTCTTTAGAATTGGAACAATCTTTTCATCAAAGTATTCCATTGCCATGGAGGAAATATCCCTTAACTCTTGAAGTACTTCATGAGCTCGCTGAGGGGCTCTGGTAGAATTGACATATCTCAACACACGATAAATCTCATCAATCACCTAAAATAATGAGCTCTCATTAgcactttatcttttttaaagaatataggtAAACAGGGAGTAAGGTAACTGCTTGTTTTGCAAATTCTACAGAGATCTACAGGCTGACTTAACTGATACACTGACCAATGGTAACATTACCACCTGTAACACCTGGCTTTGGGCTTGTTATAATACTATatgtttcatatttatatttattaagcatctttaCTGTTCTGGGGCTAAAAAAAATTacctaatatttatatataactacAAAATGGTCAATTACAAAATATACACTTATATACGTTAGCAGTAGTCCTTCATGTTACTAGTCTGTCACATTCTACTACAAAGAATCTGCTAGTGATAGGATATCAACCGATCCGTAGTAGTGCTACATGTGTGTTGTAAGTAAGCAAAGTGCTgcaacactccagtattatttgaTGTCGTCCTAGGTGCTAGTACATTCCACCTACAGGTGCAAAGTAACCCTCAGCTCTCTGACCTAAAGcagaccctctctctctctgttgctCAAGGTTTTGCACATTATGATCTCTTTTCTGTCATGTTCTCCCTGCATATCTCCCCTACCTTCTCCAGCCCCAAATTTCTAATTCACACTTGAGGTCTCAATAACACTTTCTCAGAGTAAGTAGTCTTTTCTGAACCCTTTTTAAGTATGTTAACACCTTCatcaaatcttttattttttcttcagaataCACATTACAAGGTTTAAGTACTACCTTTTTCTGTTAATTCCTTCTTCCCATAACACAGTAAGCTCAATGAGAGAAGAGACCATACCTAGTTTCCACTGTCAGATCCCCACAGCCTAGCAGTATCTGGCATATAGCAGACACCCTAATCAACGTTCGTTAAATGAGTGATAAAGATGGTCAAATAACATAAACTGCCTAATACTGACACATCTAAATAAAACTGGTTAGGGACAAGCCACAAGGTTAAAGTCAATACAAGAATATGATTTTAAGAGGCTAGATTTTGTTTTGAATACAATGGTCATTGTTAACAGAATTTTTACTGAGAGGATAAATGGACCTAATaagtttatatacataaatactggTAGACAGAAGAATATTTACAGTATGTTTGACCTAGACTAGAAATGACTGCTACAATGACTCAAGCATGAATAAGACCTACATCTTAACCTGTGCAAGATGACTTAGTGAAAGACCCATACACAGCAAAGACTAGTTCAAACTGAGTAAGTTCAATGTACAAGCAAAGCGTTGTGTGAAAAAGGAAGCAGACAGGGATAAGATTTGTTTGAGGATTGAGTAGGCCTAATGAAGGACTTGGCAATGAGAAATAAGCAGAATTTCAACGAGAAGAGAAGTCTGAGCAGAAGGAGGGTGTACATGACTGAAGGAGGAGTGCTGCAGTGAGGATGTGGCTAGGGAATCAAAATGTATGTAGTGTTATTAGtaccacgggcttccctggtagctcagtcggtaaagaatttgcccaaaATGcgagagactggggttcgatccctgggctgggaagattccctggagaaggaaataacaaaccactctattattcttgccaggagaatcccatgcacagaggagcctggcaggctacagtccatggggtcgcaaagagtgagacacgactgagcaactaacactttattaCATACCATGCATTTAttctaggtttttaaaataaatttattatgtaGTGAATCCTCTTCCATAACCCTGATTCTTCAGAATTAATTTCATATCAAAATATTGCATAGGGATTACTAATACTAAATGACATCTGTAAggcaaaatgtgaaaaattcttatCTACCGTATTCAGCCTTCTAAATACAGTGTGAAAACAAGGTGTATCTCTTTCCCTTTGCCCAAGTGTTCTATTAggaaatttaatgtttttaaatcttaCTACATAGAGGTTATTTTAATTAAGGGGACTCATCCAATCCatgttttcaataaaattaaaaacattttctttcctatGTCCAAAAGTTATAAGCAAAGAACAAGGTGAAGAAAAAGACAGCATGTTAGAACCAAACCACTTCTGGCATTCAGAGTCATCAGTGGCTGAAATGGTTGTAGAGATACATGTTAAGAAAAGCACAGTAtttacctgatttttaaaatatttcattttctcaataGGTTTAATCACTTTCTGAAAATTACTTTAGCAACCAGAATGTAATGGTTTGAGTCTTGTATCCAGTGTAAAGACCACAGGTCTTAGGCAGGTCACTGAAACTCTTTAATGGCTCTTTATACACTTTTCAAGTAATATGCCACTGCTAAATACTAGAGATAATTAAtacttatgaaaaatatttttaagttttaagaaagAATGGTAAGAAACCAAATGTGAACAACTATCACATTCCCAGCACATATAGTTTACTCTATCATGCTTATGTTTAAATTGGCAGAGTAATAAATGACATACTATGAACATCATTTAAGGCTTTCAACTATTATAGATGAGAGAATTTCTATCTTATTTTAATCTCCTGTTTAGCAAACAAAGTACtgcaagtgagtgaaagtcgctcagttgtgtccaactctttgggactccatggactatataaagtccatggaattctctaggtcagaatactggagtgagtagcttcatgggatcttcccatcccagggactgaacccaggtctcccgcgttgcaggaagattctttagcagctgagccaccagggaagcccaagaatactggagtgggtagcctatcctttctctagcaggtcttcccgacacaggaatcaaaccggggtctcctgcattgcaggcagattctttaccagctgagctaccacagaTGCCCTTAGCAAACAAAGCTCCCATTAGAATATTGAACCTTGTATgttctcattttctgtttctttttgttccaCTTGCTGATGTGCTCAGCCAtggctgattctttgtgaccccatgaactatagcccatcaggttcctctgtccatggaattttccaggcaagaatactggagtggttgccatttccttctctttgctcCACTTGAGATTTCCTTAATTttcctctcatttattttttcttccatatttgtGAGTAATTCTTTATATGGCAtgtgtttgtctttatttttctgattaataTTTCTCTTAGACCTTTAGTCACAGTTTGTTCAAGTTTTATATCCTTGTATTGCTTTCTCAAAGGTCTTTCGTTCTCCATTTGTTTTACTTTGCGTTTCTTATTAGCCTGGTGATTCTCTACTCCttgcttatatttaaaaatgcagcACATAAAAAGCTGATCAGATCTAGTTAGCCAAACTGGTGGTAAAGGTGGAGTTTAGGGGTGTAAGAACAGGGACctaaaaaattcaatgaaaatagattaattttttttcattttaaaggttcAATGACTGCATGTATTTCCTTGAGGACCAGCAAAATGAAAGGAGGAAATGCTTCTAAGccagaattatttttaagaatgtcTTCACTCTaaaaccaattttaaaagaaacaaaaatacaacattCTGGAAACATTAGATAAACTGAAGGATATTTATTCctcaaaataacttcaaaaacTTGAAGCCCAAGAAACACAAAGTGTAGGGAATTATTCCACATTAAAGAGAACTAACAAATTCATGTGTGATCCTAGATTGGATTCTG
The sequence above is a segment of the Bos mutus isolate GX-2022 chromosome 16, NWIPB_WYAK_1.1, whole genome shotgun sequence genome. Coding sequences within it:
- the FBXO28 gene encoding F-box only protein 28, with translation MAAASEERMAEEGGGGHGDGGSPSAIASTQRLPPPPPPQPPQPGSQAPPAPALAPDQLPQNNTLVALPIVAIENILSFMSYDEISQLRLVCKRMDLVCQRMLNQGFLKVERYHNLCQKQVKAQLPRRESERRNHSLARHADILAAVETRLSLLNMTFMKYVDSNLCCFIPGKVIDEIYRVLRYVNSTRAPQRAHEVLQELRDISSMAMEYFDEKIVPILKRKLPGSDVSGRLMGSPPVPGPSAALTTMQLFSKQNPSRQEVTKLQQQVKTNGAGVTVLRREISELRTKVQEQQKQLQDQDQKLLEQTQIIGEQNARLAELERKLREVMESAVGNSSGSGQSEESPRKRKKAAEAIDSLRKSKRLRNRK